The Amycolatopsis sp. DG1A-15b genome window below encodes:
- a CDS encoding alpha/beta hydrolase, with protein sequence MAIPLPVRAQAAASQLAFWLPTPVRRAVAGRTVRIDGQDLALDAQLLLRLQKIARAELVRGSVEQSRTLLDAGRHLVSGKPIEPVSVREIAVPTPDGDLPATLYTPVGLPEESPLLVFFHGGGWVIGTRSSHDNAVRFLAKHAGVRVLSIEYRLAPEFPFPAATEDALAAFEYAVAKAGDLGADPARIAVGGDSAGGNLAAVTAQQAVRRGGPVPAFQLLIYPATDFARRYRSQDLFAENLFLTDVHMKWFEGHYVPEGTDLTDPRLSPLRADDLSGLPPALIVTAGFDPLRDEGEAYAEKLREAGVEVALRRHEDLIHGFINFTGVGTRFREALAEMAGALRQGLSKVH encoded by the coding sequence ATGGCGATCCCGCTCCCCGTCCGCGCCCAGGCGGCCGCGTCGCAGCTCGCGTTCTGGCTGCCCACGCCGGTGCGGCGGGCGGTCGCGGGCCGGACCGTCCGCATCGACGGCCAGGACCTCGCGCTCGACGCCCAGCTCCTCCTCCGGCTCCAGAAGATCGCCCGAGCCGAGCTGGTGCGCGGCTCGGTCGAGCAGTCACGGACCCTGCTCGACGCGGGCAGGCACCTGGTCAGCGGCAAGCCGATCGAACCGGTTTCGGTGCGCGAGATCGCCGTCCCGACACCGGATGGCGACCTGCCCGCGACGCTGTACACGCCGGTCGGACTGCCCGAGGAGTCGCCGCTGCTGGTGTTCTTCCACGGCGGCGGCTGGGTGATCGGCACCCGCTCGAGCCACGACAACGCCGTCCGCTTCCTGGCCAAGCACGCCGGGGTGCGGGTGCTGTCGATCGAATACCGGCTGGCCCCGGAGTTCCCGTTCCCGGCGGCGACGGAAGACGCGCTGGCGGCGTTCGAGTACGCGGTGGCGAAGGCGGGTGACCTGGGTGCCGACCCGGCGCGGATCGCGGTCGGCGGTGACAGCGCGGGCGGCAACCTCGCCGCCGTGACCGCCCAGCAGGCCGTCCGCCGCGGCGGCCCGGTCCCGGCGTTCCAGCTGCTGATCTACCCGGCGACGGACTTCGCGCGGCGCTACCGCTCGCAGGACCTGTTCGCCGAGAACCTGTTCCTGACCGACGTGCACATGAAGTGGTTCGAAGGCCATTACGTGCCCGAAGGCACCGACCTGACCGATCCGCGGCTCTCGCCGTTGCGCGCGGACGACCTGAGCGGCCTGCCGCCGGCCTTGATCGTCACCGCGGGGTTCGACCCGTTGCGCGACGAAGGTGAGGCGTACGCGGAGAAACTGCGCGAAGCGGGGGTCGAGGTGGCCCTGCGCCGGCACGAGGACCTGATCCACGGGTTCATCAACTTCACCGGCGTCGGCACCCGGTTCCGGGAAGCGCTGGCGGAGATGGCGGGCGCCCTGCGGCAGGGATTGTCCAAAGTGCACTGA
- a CDS encoding RtcB family protein, which translates to MYTAVEGARVPIRMWADPASVEDQAMRQLHNVANLPWVHGVAVMPDVHYGKGATVGSVIAMRDAVSPAAVGVDIGCGMSAVRTSLTASDLPDDLGKLRRRIESAVPVGFGLHKTPVNPAKVHGVGGWDAFWKQFGELHTGVQELHDRAARQIGSLGGGNHFIEVCLEQGGADEGRVWLMLHSGSRNIGKELAERHMAVARKLPHNADLPDPDLAVFVAGTPEMQAYRRDLFWAQDYAARNRATMVALVKLALADVVPGTTFDDAISCHHNYVAEETYDGVELLVTRKGAIRAGSGDLGIIPGSMGTGSYIVRGLGNDSSFQSASHGAGRRMSRNKAKKLFTADDLAAQTAGVECRKDSGVVDEIPAAYKDIETVIRAQTDLVEVVAHLKQVVCVKG; encoded by the coding sequence ATGTACACCGCTGTCGAAGGGGCCCGCGTCCCGATCCGGATGTGGGCGGATCCCGCGTCGGTCGAAGACCAGGCCATGCGGCAGCTGCACAACGTCGCGAACCTGCCGTGGGTGCACGGTGTCGCCGTGATGCCCGATGTCCACTACGGCAAGGGCGCCACCGTCGGCAGTGTCATCGCCATGCGCGACGCCGTCTCGCCCGCCGCGGTCGGGGTCGACATCGGGTGCGGGATGAGCGCCGTCCGGACGTCGCTCACCGCGAGCGATCTGCCCGACGACCTCGGGAAGCTGCGCCGGCGCATCGAAAGCGCCGTGCCCGTCGGCTTCGGGCTGCACAAGACGCCCGTGAACCCGGCGAAGGTGCACGGCGTCGGCGGCTGGGACGCCTTCTGGAAGCAGTTCGGCGAGCTGCACACCGGCGTCCAGGAGCTGCACGACCGGGCCGCGCGGCAGATCGGGAGCCTCGGTGGCGGCAACCACTTCATCGAGGTCTGCCTCGAGCAGGGCGGTGCCGACGAGGGCCGGGTCTGGCTGATGCTGCATTCGGGTTCGCGCAACATCGGCAAGGAGCTGGCCGAGCGGCACATGGCCGTCGCGCGCAAGCTCCCGCACAACGCCGACCTGCCCGACCCCGATCTCGCCGTGTTCGTCGCGGGCACGCCGGAGATGCAGGCGTACCGGCGCGATCTGTTCTGGGCGCAGGACTACGCGGCGCGCAACCGGGCCACGATGGTCGCGCTGGTGAAGCTGGCGCTCGCGGACGTCGTGCCGGGCACGACCTTCGACGACGCGATCTCGTGCCACCACAACTACGTCGCCGAAGAGACCTACGACGGCGTCGAGCTGCTCGTCACCCGGAAGGGCGCGATCCGCGCCGGATCGGGTGACCTCGGGATCATCCCGGGCAGCATGGGGACCGGTTCGTACATCGTCCGCGGGCTGGGCAACGACTCGTCGTTCCAGTCGGCTTCGCACGGCGCCGGGCGGCGGATGTCGCGCAACAAGGCCAAGAAGCTGTTCACCGCCGACGACCTCGCGGCGCAGACGGCCGGCGTCGAGTGCCGCAAGGACTCCGGCGTGGTCGACGAGATCCCGGCGGCCTACAAGGACATCGAAACGGTGATCCGCGCGCAGACGGACCTGGTCGAGGTGGTGGCGCACCTCAAGCAGGTGGTCTGCGTCAAGGGCTGA
- a CDS encoding MFS transporter — protein sequence MFLARLPMTMNGVLMTLYIVTGLGRGYGAAGLVGGGVTLGMALGAPMLGRCFDRYGLRPVVAACGIGTTAFWIAAPHLPFEALAVVAVPAGMLSVPAGSLARQALATLVPPEQRRAVYSLDTISIEATFMIGPAAGIAAITAFSPTWTLTALGVLFGGTAFLIWLVNPPIREGAGKADELGPRPPLRSWLTGPLVGTLLIAGGALFVLVGTELATLAALRANGDLGLTGLVIVVMCTASITGGIVHGTVRRSLPQGVLMLLLALLVMPVGLADRPWWLLMLALIPTNLMCAPTLSATTETVTRIAPPQVRGEAMGLQDAFTRLGLAAGGPVVGFAIDHSTPEWGFVAAGLGGLVIASAGLLRRRPPATAPEPAPAAASPEQAAAPGG from the coding sequence ATGTTCCTGGCACGCCTCCCGATGACCATGAACGGCGTGCTGATGACGCTGTACATCGTCACCGGGCTCGGCCGCGGCTACGGCGCCGCCGGGCTGGTCGGCGGCGGCGTCACGCTCGGGATGGCGCTCGGCGCGCCGATGCTCGGCCGCTGCTTCGACCGGTACGGGCTGCGCCCGGTCGTCGCGGCCTGCGGGATCGGCACGACCGCGTTCTGGATCGCCGCGCCGCACCTGCCGTTCGAGGCACTCGCCGTGGTCGCGGTCCCGGCCGGGATGCTTTCGGTGCCGGCGGGCTCGCTGGCCCGCCAAGCCCTGGCCACGCTCGTGCCGCCCGAGCAGCGCCGCGCGGTCTACTCGCTCGACACCATCTCGATCGAAGCGACGTTCATGATCGGCCCCGCGGCCGGCATCGCGGCCATCACGGCGTTCTCCCCGACGTGGACGCTGACCGCGCTCGGCGTGCTGTTCGGCGGCACGGCGTTCCTGATCTGGCTCGTCAACCCGCCGATCCGCGAAGGCGCCGGCAAAGCGGACGAACTCGGTCCGCGGCCGCCGCTGCGCAGCTGGCTCACCGGCCCGCTGGTGGGAACGCTGCTGATCGCGGGCGGCGCGCTGTTCGTGCTCGTCGGCACCGAACTGGCGACGCTGGCCGCCCTGCGCGCGAACGGCGACCTCGGCCTGACCGGCCTGGTCATCGTGGTGATGTGCACGGCGTCGATCACTGGCGGCATCGTGCACGGCACGGTGCGGCGGTCGTTGCCGCAGGGCGTGCTGATGCTGCTGCTCGCACTGCTGGTGATGCCGGTCGGCCTGGCGGACCGCCCGTGGTGGCTGCTGATGCTGGCGCTGATCCCGACCAACCTGATGTGCGCGCCGACGCTTTCGGCCACGACCGAGACGGTCACCCGGATCGCCCCGCCACAGGTCCGCGGCGAGGCGATGGGCCTGCAGGACGCGTTCACCCGGCTCGGCCTGGCCGCGGGCGGCCCGGTGGTCGGCTTCGCGATCGACCACTCGACCCCGGAATGGGGCTTCGTGGCGGCCGGCCTCGGTGGTCTGGTGATCGCCTCGGCCGGCCTGCTCCGCCGCCGGCCCCCCGCCACCGCCCCGGAACCGGCGCCGGCGGCGGCCAGTCCCGAGCAGGCCGCAGCTCCCGGTGGCTGA
- a CDS encoding NAD(P)H-dependent oxidoreductase has product MTSARTINVLGIGGSLREGSQSERALQIALDGAAETGVRTRLITGPDLVLPFYDAGVPERDERATRLVEAIREADGLIVVSPGYHGALSGLVKNALDYVEDLRGDRRPYLDGRAVGLAAVAYGWQAAVTTLEQLRTITHALRGWATPLGGSINSAETKFDEAGGASDEKSVRTLRLIGRQVAEFAVTRTA; this is encoded by the coding sequence GTGACTTCAGCCAGGACGATCAACGTGCTCGGGATCGGCGGCTCTCTGCGGGAGGGCTCCCAATCCGAGCGCGCGCTGCAGATCGCGCTCGACGGCGCCGCCGAAACGGGCGTCCGGACCCGGCTGATCACCGGCCCGGATCTCGTGCTGCCGTTCTACGACGCCGGTGTCCCGGAGCGCGACGAGCGCGCCACCCGGCTGGTGGAGGCCATCCGGGAGGCGGACGGGCTCATCGTCGTCTCGCCGGGCTACCACGGCGCGCTGTCCGGCCTGGTCAAGAACGCCTTGGACTACGTCGAGGACCTGCGCGGCGACCGCCGCCCCTACCTGGACGGCCGCGCGGTCGGCCTCGCCGCCGTCGCGTACGGCTGGCAGGCCGCGGTGACCACGCTCGAGCAGCTCCGCACGATCACGCACGCCCTGCGCGGCTGGGCCACCCCGCTGGGTGGCTCGATCAACTCGGCCGAGACCAAGTTCGACGAAGCGGGTGGTGCGTCGGACGAGAAGAGCGTCCGCACCCTTCGCCTGATCGGGCGGCAGGTCGCGGAATTCGCCGTGACCCGCACCGCATGA
- a CDS encoding DNA starvation/stationary phase protection protein — protein MSKSPIKSPLSEADKEITGNALQATLVDLVDLSLIAKQAHWNVVGSNFRSAHLQLDELVNTARQYVDEVAERANAIGISPNGKAKTVVESSGVPEYPDNWQSVEATVAAIVDILAALIERLRQRIDETDKSDLVTQDLLIEITRALEEAHWMWQAQQA, from the coding sequence ATGAGCAAGTCTCCGATCAAGAGCCCGCTTTCCGAGGCCGACAAGGAGATCACCGGCAACGCCCTCCAGGCGACGCTGGTCGACCTGGTCGACCTGTCCCTCATCGCCAAGCAGGCGCACTGGAACGTCGTCGGATCGAACTTCCGCAGTGCGCACCTGCAGCTCGACGAGCTCGTGAACACCGCGCGCCAGTACGTCGACGAGGTCGCCGAGCGCGCCAACGCCATCGGCATCTCGCCGAATGGCAAGGCGAAGACCGTCGTCGAGAGCTCGGGCGTGCCCGAGTACCCGGACAACTGGCAGTCGGTCGAGGCCACGGTCGCCGCGATCGTCGACATCCTGGCCGCGCTCATCGAGCGGCTGCGCCAGCGCATCGACGAGACCGACAAGAGCGACCTCGTCACGCAGGACCTGCTGATCGAGATCACCCGGGCGCTGGAAGAGGCGCACTGGATGTGGCAGGCCCAGCAGGCCTGA
- a CDS encoding organic hydroperoxide resistance protein — protein sequence MGQAIYTAVATARGDGRNGEVTSSDGVIDESLAIPKEMGGPGGDKTNPEQLFAAGYSACFHSALQLVARQAKVPLNGSTVTAEVSVLKQEVGFGLGVALNVSLPGLDQAQADQLVEQAHQVCPYSNATRGNIEVALSATV from the coding sequence ATGGGTCAGGCGATCTACACCGCGGTGGCAACGGCGCGGGGCGACGGCCGCAACGGCGAAGTGACGTCGTCCGACGGCGTCATCGACGAGTCGCTGGCCATCCCGAAGGAGATGGGTGGCCCCGGCGGGGACAAGACCAACCCCGAGCAGCTGTTCGCTGCCGGCTACTCGGCCTGCTTCCACAGCGCGCTGCAGCTCGTCGCGCGTCAGGCCAAGGTGCCGCTGAACGGCTCGACCGTGACGGCGGAGGTCAGCGTGCTCAAGCAGGAGGTCGGGTTCGGCCTCGGCGTCGCGCTGAACGTCTCGCTGCCGGGCCTCGACCAGGCCCAGGCCGACCAGCTGGTCGAGCAGGCGCACCAGGTGTGCCCCTACTCGAACGCGACCCGCGGCAACATCGAGGTCGCGCTCTCCGCCACCGTCTGA
- a CDS encoding glutamate decarboxylase, whose protein sequence is MVLHQGNADRPDRTAGTNPLYAGANPALAAGFVMPHDALRDDPLPPDTALQLVRDELMLDGNARLNLATFVTTWMEPQARELMAECVDKNMIDKDEYPQTAEFERRCVNILADLWHASDPGDIMGCSTTGSSEACMLAGMALKRRWGRLGRTGKPNLVMGANVQVCWEKFCEYWEVEPRLVPMDGDRYHLTADEAVARCDENTIGVVAILGSTFDGSYEPVAEIASALDALLERTGWDIPVHVDGASGAMIAPFLDPDLEWDFRLPRVASINTSGHKYGLVYPGVGWVIWRDKAALPSELVFNVNYLGGDMPTFALNFSRPGAEVAAQYYTFVRLGREGFRAVQQASRDVATHLSSGIASLGPFELLTRGDQLPVFAFTTRPDAGFDVFDVSRRLRERGWLVPAYTFPEHRTDLAVLRIVVRNGFTHDLADLLLADLRRVLPELEQLGGRPKDPAKATAFHH, encoded by the coding sequence ATGGTCTTGCATCAGGGGAACGCCGACCGCCCGGACCGCACGGCCGGGACGAACCCGCTCTACGCCGGGGCGAACCCGGCGCTCGCGGCGGGCTTCGTCATGCCGCACGACGCGCTGCGTGACGACCCGCTGCCGCCGGACACCGCGCTGCAGCTCGTGCGCGACGAGCTGATGCTCGACGGCAACGCGCGGCTCAACCTCGCCACCTTCGTCACGACGTGGATGGAGCCGCAGGCGCGCGAGCTGATGGCCGAGTGCGTCGACAAGAACATGATCGACAAGGACGAGTACCCGCAGACGGCCGAATTCGAGCGGCGCTGCGTGAACATCCTGGCCGACCTGTGGCACGCGAGCGACCCGGGCGACATCATGGGCTGCTCGACGACGGGCTCGTCGGAAGCGTGCATGCTCGCCGGGATGGCGCTGAAGCGGCGCTGGGGCCGCCTCGGCCGCACTGGCAAGCCGAACCTGGTCATGGGCGCGAACGTCCAGGTGTGCTGGGAGAAGTTCTGCGAATACTGGGAAGTCGAGCCGCGGCTGGTCCCGATGGACGGCGACCGGTACCACCTCACCGCCGACGAAGCCGTCGCGCGCTGCGACGAGAACACGATCGGCGTGGTGGCGATCCTCGGTTCGACGTTCGACGGCAGCTACGAGCCGGTCGCGGAGATCGCTTCGGCGTTGGACGCGCTTCTCGAGCGGACCGGCTGGGACATCCCGGTGCACGTCGACGGCGCTTCGGGCGCGATGATCGCCCCGTTCCTCGACCCGGACCTGGAGTGGGACTTCCGCCTGCCGCGCGTGGCGTCGATCAACACGTCGGGCCACAAGTACGGGCTGGTGTACCCGGGCGTCGGCTGGGTGATCTGGCGCGACAAGGCCGCGCTGCCGTCCGAGCTGGTGTTCAACGTCAACTACCTCGGTGGCGACATGCCGACGTTCGCGTTGAACTTCTCCCGCCCGGGAGCCGAGGTCGCGGCCCAGTACTACACGTTCGTCCGGCTCGGCCGGGAAGGGTTCCGCGCGGTGCAGCAGGCTTCGCGTGACGTCGCCACGCACTTGTCGTCCGGGATCGCGTCGCTGGGGCCGTTCGAACTGCTGACCCGCGGCGATCAGCTACCGGTGTTCGCGTTCACCACCCGCCCGGACGCCGGCTTCGACGTCTTCGACGTGTCCCGCCGGCTGCGCGAGCGGGGGTGGCTGGTGCCGGCGTACACGTTCCCGGAGCACCGGACGGACCTGGCGGTGCTGCGCATCGTCGTCCGCAACGGCTTCACGCACGACCTGGCGGACCTGCTGCTGGCGGATTTGCGGCGGGTGCTCCCGGAGCTGGAGCAGCTGGGCGGCCGCCCGAAAGACCCCGCGAAGGCGACCGCGTTCCACCACTAG
- a CDS encoding M48 family metallopeptidase: MRTSWRALVAVALLAGFPVLVFLVVGGLAVTEYYFFQHSGLLAIKLAIVAVPVSFALLKALFAIERTRGADLPGVPVTPDAQPALWALVRELADAVGTRPPDAITLISEVNAGVRERTGWLGLRVRRREMFIGAQLLAGLRHDQLRALLGHELAHYTNRDTRLAGLTYRGRRSIEKALTGLGGDGWFQGLIRKLFVWYAKLYFSVSAAVCRRQELAADAASARLAGTAAATSALREVAALDVAWTFYLDCYVSLGWDAGYLPDRLAAGFRSLLADDERSGELDEVRRNPPDRETSRYDTHPATADRIAALEALPPAPVRPDGAHPASEILRDPAATLEAVMTDGLSPAAKAKRRLDWDTLVDVGLRHNSARFAADVLAGRTLTEALDLLDAGRGAELADPESKAPSSAGPRAQREFLVTSVRKRLSVVVTPALVEAGVARWKLSWSGPAELVVDEPHAGELPAALDAAAAADPDTAPLRRLLATAGALPVPS, from the coding sequence GTGAGAACTTCGTGGCGCGCGCTCGTCGCGGTCGCCCTGCTGGCCGGGTTCCCCGTCCTGGTGTTCCTGGTCGTCGGCGGCCTGGCGGTCACCGAGTACTACTTCTTCCAGCACTCCGGGCTCCTGGCGATCAAGCTGGCCATCGTCGCCGTGCCGGTGTCGTTCGCCCTGCTCAAGGCCCTGTTCGCAATCGAGCGGACCCGAGGGGCCGACCTGCCGGGCGTGCCGGTGACCCCGGACGCCCAGCCGGCGCTGTGGGCGCTCGTGCGCGAGCTCGCCGACGCCGTCGGCACCCGGCCACCGGACGCGATCACCCTGATCAGCGAGGTCAACGCGGGGGTCCGCGAGCGGACCGGGTGGCTCGGGCTGCGGGTGCGCCGGCGCGAGATGTTCATCGGGGCGCAGCTGCTCGCGGGCCTGCGCCACGACCAGCTGCGCGCTCTGCTCGGGCACGAGCTGGCCCACTACACCAACCGGGACACCCGGCTCGCCGGGCTGACCTACCGCGGCCGCCGGTCCATCGAGAAAGCGCTGACCGGGCTCGGTGGCGACGGCTGGTTCCAGGGCCTGATCCGGAAGCTGTTCGTGTGGTACGCGAAGCTCTACTTCTCGGTCTCCGCGGCGGTTTGCCGGCGCCAGGAGCTCGCCGCCGACGCCGCCTCGGCGCGGCTCGCCGGCACCGCGGCCGCCACCAGCGCCCTGCGCGAGGTGGCGGCGCTCGACGTCGCCTGGACCTTCTACCTCGACTGCTACGTCTCGCTCGGCTGGGACGCCGGGTACCTGCCCGACCGCCTGGCGGCCGGGTTCCGGTCGCTGCTCGCCGACGACGAGCGCTCCGGCGAACTCGACGAGGTCCGGCGGAACCCGCCGGACCGGGAGACGTCGCGCTACGACACGCACCCGGCGACGGCGGACCGGATCGCGGCGCTGGAAGCCCTTCCCCCGGCGCCGGTCCGGCCGGACGGCGCCCACCCGGCGAGTGAGATCCTGCGCGACCCCGCCGCGACCCTGGAGGCGGTCATGACCGACGGCCTTTCCCCCGCGGCGAAGGCCAAGCGGCGCCTCGACTGGGACACCCTTGTGGACGTCGGGCTCCGCCACAACAGCGCCCGGTTCGCCGCCGACGTCCTCGCGGGCCGCACTTTGACCGAGGCGCTCGACCTGCTCGACGCGGGCCGCGGCGCGGAACTGGCCGATCCGGAGAGCAAGGCGCCGTCGTCGGCCGGACCGCGGGCGCAGCGGGAGTTCCTGGTCACGTCCGTCCGCAAGCGACTGTCCGTTGTGGTCACCCCGGCCCTGGTGGAGGCCGGGGTGGCGCGCTGGAAGCTGTCCTGGTCCGGCCCGGCCGAACTGGTCGTCGACGAGCCGCACGCCGGCGAGCTGCCCGCGGCCCTCGACGCCGCCGCGGCGGCCGATCCCGACACCGCCCCGCTACGCCGCCTCCTGGCCACCGCCGGCGCGCTTCCCGTCCCGTCCTGA
- a CDS encoding TetR family transcriptional regulator, whose product MTSSPSEPTGLRERKKAKTRAAIQRHALRLFHEQGYSATTVDQIAAAAEISPSTFFRYFPTKEATVLYDPFDPVLIEAALAQPPELSPAAALRATADTIRTQIPAEDWERERERQVLVFREPELRTAVMDKFAEGIDLLAGMAARRTGRSADDFEVRNWAGAVVGVVMAAFAGAAADPGADTLVILDKALAHLEAGLPL is encoded by the coding sequence ATGACGTCGTCGCCATCTGAGCCCACGGGACTGCGGGAGCGGAAGAAGGCCAAGACGCGCGCCGCGATCCAGCGGCACGCGTTGCGGCTGTTCCACGAGCAGGGCTACAGCGCCACGACGGTGGATCAGATCGCGGCCGCCGCGGAGATCTCGCCCAGCACCTTCTTCCGGTACTTCCCGACGAAGGAGGCGACGGTGCTCTACGACCCGTTCGACCCGGTGCTCATCGAGGCCGCGCTGGCGCAGCCGCCCGAACTCAGCCCGGCCGCCGCGCTGCGGGCCACCGCGGACACCATCCGCACGCAGATCCCGGCCGAAGACTGGGAGCGGGAACGCGAGCGGCAGGTGCTCGTGTTCCGGGAGCCCGAGCTCCGCACCGCGGTGATGGACAAGTTCGCGGAGGGGATCGACCTGCTGGCCGGGATGGCCGCGCGCCGCACCGGCCGGTCGGCGGACGACTTCGAGGTCCGCAACTGGGCGGGTGCGGTGGTCGGGGTGGTCATGGCCGCGTTCGCCGGTGCCGCGGCGGACCCCGGCGCCGACACCCTGGTGATCCTCGACAAGGCGCTGGCTCACCTGGAAGCGGGACTGCCGCTCTGA
- a CDS encoding DHA2 family efflux MFS transporter permease subunit yields the protein MTQGHPRRWWALGALAVSLLTIGLDLTVLNVAVPTLAVDLGATTTQLQWFGNAYTLALAALLLPAGLLGDRFGPKKLLLGALAVFGLASLWCAYAGSPGELIAARVALGAGAAFLIPLSLSLLNILFPPEERAKALTTWVMAMFAGIPLGPLLGGWLLDHFAWGSVFLINVPMTAVGVVAVLFLLPRTSGSRRGTIDFTGIALSAAGLVALTYGFVHAGEHGWADPVTYGLIGLGAALVAVFCWAQTRVAAPLTDLALFREPRFVWGAVLATVASFALMGLLFVLPQLFQAVQGADALQTGVRLLPLIGGMLVAAKLAERLVAALGVRGVVTGGFVLLAAGLAWGSTTSPTGGYGATVGWELVIGLGTGATLPPLMTMAMGALTEGRSGAGSALIQVLRQVGGTIGVAVLGTVLNSAYRDGVEVGGLPAPVADAVRGSASAAVAVAERLHRPELAASARAAFTGGMAATLWVCAGLGVAGALLALVFLPGRAAAGAQPRESEHDVVAI from the coding sequence ATGACTCAAGGACATCCACGCAGGTGGTGGGCGCTCGGCGCGCTCGCGGTGAGCCTGCTGACCATCGGCTTGGACCTGACGGTGCTCAACGTCGCCGTGCCGACACTGGCCGTCGACCTCGGCGCCACGACCACGCAGCTGCAGTGGTTCGGCAACGCCTACACGCTGGCGCTGGCCGCGCTGCTGCTGCCCGCGGGCCTGCTCGGCGACCGGTTCGGCCCGAAGAAACTGCTGCTCGGGGCGCTGGCGGTGTTCGGGCTGGCTTCGCTGTGGTGCGCCTACGCCGGTTCGCCGGGCGAGCTGATCGCCGCCCGCGTGGCGCTCGGCGCCGGCGCCGCGTTCCTCATCCCGCTGTCGCTTTCGCTGCTGAACATCCTGTTCCCGCCGGAGGAGCGGGCGAAGGCGCTGACGACCTGGGTGATGGCGATGTTCGCCGGCATCCCGCTCGGGCCGCTGCTCGGCGGCTGGCTGCTCGACCACTTCGCGTGGGGCTCGGTGTTCCTCATCAACGTCCCGATGACCGCGGTCGGCGTCGTCGCGGTGCTGTTCCTCCTGCCGCGCACGTCCGGCTCCCGGCGCGGCACGATCGACTTCACCGGCATCGCGCTCTCGGCGGCCGGGCTGGTCGCGCTCACCTACGGGTTCGTCCACGCCGGCGAGCACGGCTGGGCCGATCCGGTGACCTACGGCCTGATCGGGCTGGGGGCCGCGCTGGTGGCGGTGTTCTGCTGGGCGCAAACGCGGGTGGCCGCGCCCCTGACCGACCTCGCGTTGTTCCGCGAGCCGCGGTTCGTCTGGGGCGCGGTGCTGGCCACGGTGGCGTCCTTCGCGCTGATGGGCCTGTTGTTCGTGCTGCCGCAGCTGTTCCAGGCGGTGCAGGGGGCCGACGCGCTGCAGACCGGCGTGCGGCTGCTGCCGCTGATCGGCGGGATGCTGGTGGCGGCGAAGCTCGCCGAGCGGCTGGTTGCCGCTCTGGGCGTGCGCGGGGTCGTCACGGGCGGGTTCGTGCTGCTCGCGGCCGGGCTGGCGTGGGGTTCGACGACGTCACCGACGGGCGGCTACGGCGCCACGGTCGGCTGGGAGCTCGTGATCGGGCTGGGTACCGGCGCCACGCTCCCGCCGCTGATGACGATGGCCATGGGCGCGCTCACCGAAGGCCGCTCGGGGGCTGGTTCGGCGCTGATCCAGGTGCTGCGCCAGGTCGGCGGCACCATCGGCGTCGCGGTGCTGGGCACGGTGCTCAACAGCGCCTACCGCGACGGCGTCGAGGTCGGGGGCCTGCCGGCGCCGGTCGCCGACGCGGTGCGCGGTAGCGCCTCGGCCGCGGTCGCCGTCGCGGAGCGGCTCCACCGGCCCGAACTCGCCGCGTCCGCGCGGGCCGCGTTCACCGGCGGCATGGCCGCGACGCTGTGGGTGTGCGCCGGCCTCGGCGTCGCCGGAGCGCTGCTCGCGCTGGTCTTCCTGCCCGGCCGGGCGGCGGCGGGAGCGCAGCCGCGAGAATCGGAGCATGACGTCGTCGCCATCTGA